In Myxococcus stipitatus, the genomic window TCGGCGCTCGCGTTGTTGTCCGCGGATGGCACGCCGGTGTCCCGCATCCACGACAGCACGGGCTTCGTCGCGCAGCGTGTGCTGGCCACGGTGGTCAACATCGCGTGCGACATCGCCCAGCAGCGCATCGCCAGTCCGGAGGACATCGACGCGGCGGTGACGCTGGGGCTGGGCTATCCGCGCGGGCCGCTGGCGTGGGGTGACGCGCTCGGGCCGCGCCGGCTGTCGAAGGCACTGGAAGCGATTCATGCCGCGTCGGGGGACCCGCGCTACCGCGCGAGCCCCTGGTTGTCGCGCCGGGCCCGGCTCGGCGTCTCCCTCCTCACCCCCGAGAGCTGACCCCGATGAACGCCTTCATCTACGACGGGCTGCGCACTCCCTTCGGTCGCCATGCCGGCGCGCTCGCCCCGGTCCGCCCCGATGACCTGTTGGCCAACGTCATCCGAGCCCTGATGTCGCGAGGCCCCTTCGAGCCCGATGACGTGGAGGACGTCGTCATCGGCTGCACCAATCAAGCGGGCGAGGACAGCCGCAACGTGGCCCGACACGCGGCGTTGCTCGCGGGGCTGCCGGTGGAGACCGGAGGCGTGACGGTCAATCGCCTGTGTGGGAGCGGGCTGGCGGCGGTGCTCGACGCCGCGCGCGCCGTGCTCGCGGGACAGGGTGAGTTGTTCGTCGCCGGAGGCGTGGAGAGCATGAGCCGCGCCCCCTTCGCCCTGGCGAAGGCGGAGTCGGCCTTCAGTCGCGACGCGAAGGTCTTCGACACGACGCTGGGGGCGCGCTTCCCCAACCCCCGCCTCGTCGCGCGCCATGGCGGGGACACGATGCCGGAGACGGCCGACAACGTCGCCCGCGAGCTGGGCATCAGCCGTGAGGCGAGCGACCGGTTCGCGCTGGCCTCGCAACAGAAGTACGCGGCGGCGAAGGCCCGGGGATTCTTCAATGGGGAGCTGGTGCCCGTGGAGCTGCCAGGGCGTCGTGGTGCCGTCACCACGGTGGAGGTGGACGAACACCCGCGCCCGGAGACGACGCTCGACAAGCTGGCGGCGCTCAAGGCGCTCGCGGAGGACGGCGTCGTCACGGCGGGGAATGCCTCCGGCATCAACGACGGTGCCGCCGCGCTGCTCGTGGGCGGGCTGGCGGTGGGCGAGCGTACGGGGTGCAAGCCGCTGGCGCGCATCGTGTCGGCGGCCATCGCGGGCGTGCCTCCTCGCACGATGGGGCTGGGCCCCGTCCCGGCCGCGCGCAAGGCGCTGGAGCGGGCGGGCCTGTCGCTCGCGGACATGGACGTCATCGAAATCAACGAAGCCTTCGCGCCCCAGGTGCTGGGCTGCCTCAAGCTGCTCGAGCTGGACGAGGACGACAGCCGGGTGAATCCGAATGGTGGCGCCATCGCCGTGGGGCATCCGCTCGGGGCCTCGGGTGCGCGGCTGGCGCTGACGGCGGCGCGCCAGCTCCAGGTGGCCGGTGGACGCCACGCGCTGGTGAGCATGTGCATCGGCGTGGGGCAGGGCATCGCCGCAGTCCTCGAGCGCGTCTGAGGACGCGCCTTCTTCAATCGATTCATTTCCTCTGATGAGGGGAGAACCGCATGCAGGTCTTCGACAAGCTCTACATCGGCGGTGAGTGGGTGGCGCCTTCGGGTCCGGGGCACATCGACGTGGTCAGCGCCTCCACCGAGGAGGTGATGGGGCGCGTCCCCGAGGGCACGGTGGAGGACGTGGAGCGGGCGGTGCGCGCGGCGCGCGCGGCCTTCGAGTCCTGGTCCACGCTGCCTGTCGCCGCGCGTGTCGACGTGCTGAAGCGCCTCCAGGAGGGGCTGACGGCGCGGCAGGACGAGCTGGCGCGGACCATCACCGGCGAGGTGGGCATGCCGCTGGGGCTGGCGAAGGCCATCCAGGTGGGCACGCCCATCACGGTGACGGGCTCGTACGTGAAGCTCCTCCAGGAGCACGCCTTCGAGGAGCAGGTAGGCAACTCCCTGGTGGTGCGCGAGCCCGTGGGGGTCGTCGCCTGCATCACTCCGTGGAACTACCCGCTGCATCAAATCGTGGCCAAGGTGGCGCCCGCGCTGGCGGCCGGGTGCACCGTGGTGCTCAAGCCCAGCGAGGTGGCGCCGCTCAATGCCTTCATCCTCGCGGAGGTCCTCCACGCGGCGGGGTTGCCCGCGGGCGTCTTCAACCTCGTCTCGGGGACGGGCCTGGGGGTAGGCGAGGCGCTCGTCAGCCACCCGCAGGTGGACATGGTCTCCTTCACGGGCTCGACGCGCGCCGGGCGCCGGGTGTCGGAGCTGGCCGCCGCCACCGTGAAGCGCGTGGCGCTGGAGCTGGGCGGCAAGTCCGCCTCCATCCTGCTGGATGACGTGAACCTCAAGAACGCGGTGAAGCGGAGCGTGGGCAACTGCTTCCTCAACTCGGGGCAGACCTGCACGGCGCACACGCGGCTGCTGGTGCCCCGCGCGCTGCACGAGGAGGCGGCGCGGCTGGCGGCGGAGACGGCGGCGACCTTCACCGTCGGGGACCCATTCAAGAACGAGGCGAAGCTGGGGCCGGTCATCTCCCACGTCCAGCGCGCGCGGGTCCGGCAGTACATCGAGCTGGGGCTTCGCGAGGGTGCACGGCTGGTCGCGGGTGGGCCCGAGCAACCCGAGGGGCTCCCCAAGGGCTACTACGTGAAGCCCACCGTCTTCGCGGACGTCGCCCCGGAGATGGTCATCGCGCAGGAGGAGATCTTCGGCCCCGTGCTGACCATCCTGCCCTACGCGGACGAGGACGACGCGGTCCGCATCGCCAATGGCACCATCTACGGGCTTGCGGGAGGCGTCTGGTCCGAGGACGTGGAGCGCGCGAAGCGCGTCGCGCGCCGCCTGCGCACCGGCCAGGTGGACATCAATGGTGGACGCTTCAATCCACTGGCTCCGTTCGGGGGCTACCGACAGTCGGGCAACGGCCGCGAGCTGGGCCGCTACGGGCTGGAGGAGTTCCAGGAACTGAAGGCCATCCAACTCTGAGCAATCCCCCCGCTTCGCCTCTACGACCCAGGAGCCCCCTCATGAAGGCCGCCGTGTGTTTCGAGAAGGACGTGTTGACCATCGACGACCTGCGCTTCGAGCCCCCGCGAGCACGCGAGCTGCTGGTGCGCATGGTGGCCTGCGGCGTGTGTCACACGGACCTGTCCGTGCTGAACGGCACCGTGAAGATGAAGCTCCCCTGTGTGCTGGGACACGAGGGCGCGGGCATCGTGGAGGAGGTCGGAGAGGACGTCACCCACGTGAAGAAGGGCGACAAGGTCGTCCTCTCCTGGGTTGCGCAATGTGGCGAGTGCTACTTCTGTCGCATCCAACGTCCCAACCTGTGTGAGCTGGGCGAGCGCATCAACTCGGCCAACCGCATGGCCGATGGAAGCACGCGGCTCTACAAGGACACGCGGGAGCTGAACTCGTTCTCCGCGCTCGGGGCGTTGGCGGAGTACGCGGTGGTGCCGGCTCGCGCCGCGGTGCGGCTGCCGGAGGACGCGCCGCTCGACAAGGCCGCGCTGATTGGCTGCGCGGTGGCCACGGGCGTGGGCGCGGTGTTCAACACGGCGCAGATGCCGCCCGGAGCCACGGTGGCGGTGTTCGGCACCGGAGGCGTGGGGCTGAACATCATCCAGGGCGCGGTGCTCGCCAAGGCGGAGCGCATCATCGCGGTGGACGTGAACCCGAAGAAGCTGGAGTTCGCCAAGGTGTTCGGCGCGACGGACGTCGTGGACGCGAGCGCGGGGGACCCGGTGGCCGCGATTCGCGAGCTGACGCGTGGACGCGGGGCGGATTACGCGTATGAGGCGGTGGGGCGCAAGGAGACCATCGAGCAGGCGTACCTGTGCACGCGCAAGGCGGGCACGTGCGTCGTCGTCGGCGTGGGCAGCGTGAAGGAGCAGATCAGCCTCAACGTCTTCGTGCTGCCGCTGTTCGAGAAGCGGCTGCTCGGCTCCTGGTTCGGCACGGCGGACGTCCACAAGGACATGCCCAGGCTGCTGGACCTCTATCGGGACGGCAAGCTCAAGCTCGATGAGCTGGTGACGACGACGTACAGGCTGGACCAACTCGACCAGGCCTTCGCGGACATGAAGAGCGGCGTGAACGCCCGAGGGGTCGTGCTCTTCTGAACGGGCCCGGGGCCGCCCGCGCGGGTGGCCCTACTCCCGGGGGAGGACGTGCCAGCTCGGAGCCGGCGGCCACGTCGTGGCCCGTAGCGCCTCGAGCGCGGCCTCTTCGAGCGTATCCAGGGAGTCGGCCTCGCGAACCCGCGCGTCGCCGCCGTGCCGGTGCACGCGCGCCTCCGACGTGGTTCCCGTGTGACAGAGGAAGACCGCGTTGCCTTCCCAGTGGAGGCCGACCTCAGGGGCGTTTCCGACATGGGGCTGACGCACCAGGATGCCGGGCGGGGAGAAGAAGTCCCGCGCGAGGACGACGAAGTGCCTCGCCTCCAGGCGTCGCCCCAGGGCATCCAGTTCGCGTTGGTGCGCCGCGTCGTCGGTCCGGGCCATGGGGCCGATGCTAGCCCACGGCCACGCCGCGCCAGGGAATGCAATCGCTTGCACGGTGGGTTCGTAGGGCGGCTGGCCGGATAAAAGGGAAGGACATCGACGATGCGATGGGAACCACGGCATGGGGGCCTGGTGAAGACGTGGGGGACGCTCCTGCTTCTCGGGTGTATGGGTGGTTGTGCCTCACGACCCGCCATGGACGAGTCGAAGGCGCTCAGGTCTGCGGCGCGAATCCTGGACGAGGCGCGCGAGCGCCCGGGACCTCGGAGCGTGGAGGTGTCGGAGTTCATCCCCCTGGGGGGAATCCAGCAGGCCATCTCCATCCGGGGAAGGGACCGTGACAACCCGGTGCTGCTGTTCCTGCACGGGGGCCCGGGCTTCCCGACGATGCCGGTGAGCTACACGTTCCAGGCACCCTGGGAGGAGTTCTTCACCGTTGTCCAGTGGGACCAGCGCGGTTCGGGGAGGACGTACGCCGCGAACGACCCGGAGAAGGTCGGGCCCACGCTGACGCTCGAGCGGATGGTCGCCGACGCGGAGGAGCTCGTGACGCACCTGCGCGAGCGCTTCGGCCAGCAGCGCATCGTCCTGATGGGGCACTCGTGGGGGTCCTACCTCGGCCTGGAGCTGGCGCGCCGACACCCGGACTGGTTCTCCGTCTACGTCGGCGTGGGGCAGGCGGTGGACGTCTTCCGGAACGAACGTCAGGGCTACGAGGCAATCCTCGCTGCCGCGCGACGCGCGGGGAACGCGGAGGCGGTCCGGGAGCTGGAGGCCCTGGCTCCCTATCCGGAAGCGGACGGCACCATCCCCGTGCAGAAGATCTACGTCCAGCGCAAGTGGCTCACCCACTTCGGGGGGTATCTCCACGGGCGCACGGAAGACCACTACTGGGGGCTCGTCCAGCTCAGCCCCGACTACACCCCGGAGGGCATCGACGCGTTCGGCCCGGCCATCAGCTACAGCTTCGAGCGGCTGTGGCCCCAGTTCGACACCGTGAGCTTCCTGGACGTGACGGAGGTGGGGTGCCCCGTCATCCTCTTCCAGGGCACGCATGACATCACCGTGTCCGGCTCCCTGGCGTCCGAGTGGTACGAGCGCCTGCGCGCCCCGGAGAAGAAGCTCGTCTGGTTCGAGCACTCCGCGCACATGGTGCCCATGGAGGAGCCGGGCAAGGTGTTCCAGCACCTGCTCCAGGACGTCCTGCCGCTGGCGAGGACGGGCGGCGCGTCTCACGCGTCACGCTGACGCACCGCTTCGACGGGGCCGCCGGGCATGAGGCCCGCGCGGCCCCGTGCCTCGACAGCCCCGCCGCAGCGTCTCAGAAGAACACGTGCGTGAAGCGCGCGCCGACGTACTGGCTCTTCGTCACGCCCTCCGACACGTCGATGTCCGGCTGGAACTGGAGCATCAGCGTGGAGGCCTTCTCCAGGCGGATGCCCATGGTCAGCCGCAGCGACTGCACCGTCTGGCTGGGGGTGATCTCCAGCTCCCCCGCGCCCGTCTCCACCGTGCGCTTGCCCGCCTTGTCGATGAGGTAGCCCACGCCGGTGAAGAACGTGGGGGACAGGTCCATGCCCAGGTGGAAGATGCCGCCGAACGTCGGCGCCTGGCTCATCGTCACCTTCGCCGCGCCCTCCGCCGTGGGCAGGAGGAACTCGTCGTTGTCCCCCTGGAACGCCACGTTCACCATGGCCTCCGCGGTGAACGCCTTCATGAAGCGCTGCCCCACGACGAGCTGCGGCCGCACCACCAGGCGGTTGGCGCCGATGTTCACGAACCGGTTGCTGTCATAGCTGCCCGTCGGAAGCGTGACGTAGGGCGTGAACGCGAACCATGTATGGGTGTTGAGCTCCGCGTTCTGCACCAGCCCATAGCCAATCGTCGGGATGTAGGTGATGTCACCCACGCCCGAGGCGCGCAGCGCCGTCTTGGGCCCGGTGGGCGACGCCGGGTTGGCCTGGAACACCGTGACGTCCACGACGGGCAGGCTCACGTCGAGCGGCACGACGACGAGGTCCCCGAACTTCAGCACGTACGTGGCGCGGAAGGCCGCCTGGAGTTGCGAGAAGTCGCGCTCGCCGGAGGCGGAGACGTGACGCAGGTACATGTTGGTGATGACGCCGCGGTGCGGGACGAAAAAGCCCGCCTCGTAGTCACGCAGGTCCGGCTGCTGGGCCTCGGCACCGGACGCGGACAGGAGCGACACGAACAGGACGGCAAGCAGCATGCGCTTCATGGTGAGTCTCCCTCCCTCGATTGAACGTCACTCGTCATGGCGGGCCTCAGTAACGGAACGGCCACGCCTCGAAGTACCGCCGGACCCGCAGCCACACCCCGAACAGCCCCAGGGGCTCGCGCACCAGCACGAGCACCACCACCACCGACAGCAACACCGTCGCCTGCTGCGCCGACGTCAGTTGATTCAGCAGCGGCACCGCCCCGCCCACCGTCTCCGCCAGCGGGCTCAGGAACGTGAACGCCAGCGCGCCGCTCACCGCGCCGAACACGGAGCCCACGCCGCCCAACACAATCATCGCGATGTATTGGATGGACAGGTTCAGGTCGAACGGCGGCTCGACGGTGATGTATTGCTGCTGGAAGGCGAACATCGCCCCCGCCACCCCCGCCAGGAACGACGACACGCCGAACGCCTGGAGCTTGGCGCGCGTCGTGTCGACGCCGAGCACCTCCGCCGCCAGGTCCTGGTCCCGCACCGCCATCATCGCCCGCCCGCTGTCGGAGCGCTGCACGTTGCGCGTCAGCCACACCGCGCCGCCCGACAGCAGCAGGAACACGAAGTAGAGCTTCCGCTCGAACGTGAGCCGCACCCCGCCCACCGTCCACGTGCCACCCAGCGGCACGCCGCCCGCGCTGGCGTCGTCGCGGAACCACCAGGACATGGGCACGGCCGTCCCGCTCAGGCCGTTCGTCACGTCCGGATAGGCCAGCAGCACGTGCTGCGTGAGGAACACCAGCCCCAGCGTGACGATGGCCAGGTAGAGCCCCTTGAGCCGCAGCGCGAACGCGCCGATGACCACGCCCACGAGCGCACAGACGCCCCCCGCGAAGGGCAGCGCCAGCCAGAACGGCCACCCCAGCTTCCCGCCGAGCACCGCCACCGTGTACGCGCCCAGCGCGAGGAAGGCCGCGTGCCCCAGGCTCACCTGCCCGGCGAAGCCCGTCAGCACCATCAGCGCGGCGGCGCCGACGATGGCGACGAGCCCCAGGTTGCCCACCGTGAGCCAGCGCGCGCTGGCCAGCCACGGATAGGCCAGGGCGACGGCCACCGCGAGCACCGCGCCGGCCTTGTGCCACGCGCCGGGCAGCAACTTCAGGTCGTCCTCGTAGCGAATCACCAGGGGGCGGGTTGGCATGGGTCGTCTCGCGAGCGCGCGCACTAGACGCGGCGCACCTCGTGCTCTCCCCACAGCCCGCGCGGACGCAGGACGAGGAAGAGGATCATCGCGGCGTAGGGGAAGACGGCGTGGAGGTTGTGCCCGAAGGCGCCCAGGTGCGGATTGACGTACGCCTGCGACAGCACCTCCAGGACGCCCAGCATGAAGGCGGCCACCACCGCGCCCACCACGGACTCCAGGCCGCCCACGATGATGGCGGGGAAGGCGCGCAGCGCGACGTAGCCCAGGTTGGAGTCCACCGAACGCGGGAACATGCCCAGGAAGACGCCCGCCAACGCCGCCGTCGCGCCCGCCAGGAACCAGGTGAAGCCGAGCACCCGGCCCACGGGGATGCCCAGCGACAGCGCCACCTCCTGGTTCTCGCTCGAGGCGCGCATCGCCACGCCCAGCGGCGTGCGCTTCACCAGCCCGTGCAGCCCCACGAGCACCGCCGTCGTCGCGCCCAGCGAAATCAGCGAGGACAGGAGCACCGTGGAGTCGCCCACCTGGACCTCCGCCATGGCGTCCCACGGGGTGGGCATGCCGCGTGAGTCCGTGCCGAAGGCGATGACGATGCCCGCGCGCAGGAGCAGGCCCAGGAACAGCGTCAGGATGATGGTGGTGAAGACGGGTCGGCCCACCATGCGGCGCAGCACCGCGCGCTCCAGCAGGGCGGCCAGGCCCCCGGTGAGCGACACGGTGGCGGCGAGCGCCACCCACCAGGGCAGCACCTCCGCCAGCGCCGTCATCAGGAACGCGCCCAGGCCGAGCAGCTCGCCATGCGCGAAGTTGAAGAGCCGGGAGGCCCGGTACACCACCGAGAAGCCCAGGGCGACGAGCGCGTAGCTCGCGCCGAGCGCCAGTCCAGAGATGGTGAGCTGGAGCAGCTGCGTCATTCGCGTGTCCTCGCGTACATCTCTTCCACCAGCGCCGCGTGCAGCTCGAGCACCGCCTTGCGCCGCACCTTGAGCGACGCCGTCACCTCGCCCGCGTCCTGCGTCAGCTCGCGCGGAAGCAGCCGGAAGGCCCGCACCTGCTCCACGCGCGCGAGCCCCTCGTTGGCCCGGGCCACCTCCTCCTCGATGAGCTTGCGCACCTCGGGCCGCTGGGTGAGGTCCGTGTACGAGGTGAAGGCAATCCCCCGGCGCAGCGCCCAGTTGGCCACCGTCTCCGGGTCCACCTGCACCAGCGCGGTGACGAAGGCCCTGCGGTCGCCAATGGCCACCGCCTCCTTGATGTATGGGCTGTTCTTCAGCGCGTTCTGGATGCGCTCGGGGGAGAGGTTCTTCCCGCCGGAGGTGATGAGGATTTCACGCTTGCGGCCGGTGATGCGCAGGTAGCCGTCCGCGTCGACCTCTCCCAGGTCCCCGGTGTGCAGCCACCCATCCGCGTCGAGCACCTCGGCGGTGGCGTCCGGACGGTTGAGGTAGCCGAGGAAGACGTTGGCGCCGCGGATGAGCACCTCGCCGTCCTCGGCGATGCGACACTCGACTCCCGGGGCGGTGCGCCCCACGGTGCCCAGGCGCGTGGCTTCCGGGAGGTTGACGTGGCTGCTGCCCGCGCCCTCCGTCTGGGCGTAGCCCTCGCGGATGGCCACGCCGATGCCGTCGAACCACGCGAGCAGCTCCGGGGAGATGGGCGCCGCGCCGGAGAAGGGGACCCGGCAGCGCCGCAGGCCCAGGCGCTCCTGGAGCGGCCGGAAGACGAGCAGGTCCCCCACGAACCACGCGAGCGAATCCCACCAGCGGCGCTGGCCGGCCCGGTGGCGCTCGCGAATCCGGCCCCCCAGCCGGGTGAAGGTGTCGAAGAGGGTGCGCTTGAGCCACGACGCGTCCTTCATCTTCACCAACACCGCCGCGTGCATCTTCTCCCAGATGCGCGGCACGCCGAGGAACACGGTGGGGGACACCTCGGCCAGGTCGCGCTGCACCGTCTCCAGCGCCTCGCCGAAGTGGACCTTCCCGCCCGCGACCAGCGGTAGCAGCAGGCTGAAGAGCTTCTCCGCCACGTGGCACAGCGGCAGGTAGGAGACGACGCTGTCGTCGGGCCCCAGCCCCAGCCGCTCGACGAACAGCTCCGAGCCCTGGAGCATGTTGCGGCTGGAGATGAGCGCCCCCTTGGGCGCGCCCGTGGTGCCGGACGTGTAGATGACCATGGCGGCCTCGTCCGGCGAGCGCTGGACCAGCTGCTCGCGCAGCCACCCGGGCGTCATGGCCAGCAGCACGCGGCCGCGCTCCAGGAAGTCCGACCAGGGCTGGAGCCGGCGGTCCTCGACGCCGCGCAGGCCGCGCGTCTCGATGACGATGACGTGTCGGACCGACGGCGTCTTGTCCGCGACGGCGGCGACCTTGTCGTACTGCTCCTGGTCCTCGCAGAGGACGACGGAGCAGCGCGCGTCCTCGAGGATGTAGGCGACCTCCGCGGCGGGGTTCGTCTGGTAGATGCCGACCGAGCGCGCGCCGAGCACCTGCGCGCCCAGGTCCATGAACAGCCATTCGGGCCGGTTGTCGCTGAGGATGGCGACGGAGTCCCCGGCGCGCACGCCCAGCTCCCAGAGGATGCGGGCCACCCAGCCCACGCGGTCCAGGTAGTCGCGGAAGGACAGCTCCCTCCACAGGCCGCGCTGCTTCTCGCGGATGGCGACCGCGTGGGGGCGCTTCTCCGCCTGGAGCCAGAGCTGGCCCGCCAGCGTCATGGGCAGCGCGGCGCTCATGCCGCCACCGTCCCGCCGACGTATGCGCTCAAGACGCGCGCGTCCTCGCGCAGCGACGCCGGCGGCCCGTTCGCGATGACGCGCCCGCGGTCCAGCACCGTCACCTGCGTGGCCAGGTCCATCACGAAGCGCAGTTCGTGGCCGATGAGCACCTGCGTGACGCCCAGCTCGTGGCGGATGTCGAGCAGGTGGTTGGCCATGTCCTCCGTCTCCTCCTGGTTGAGGCCGGCGGTGGGCTCGTCGAGCAAGAGCAGGCGCGGCTCCATGCACAGCGCGCGGCCCAGCTCCACGCGCTTGCGGATGCCGTAGGGCAGCACCGCCACCGGCATCCACCGGAAGTGTTCCAGGTCGAGGAAGTCGATGACCTCCTCGGCCTTCTCGCGGTGCCGGACCTCCTCCGCGCGCGCGCCGCGCGTCCAGAAGAGGTGGCTCCACAGGCCGGTGCGGTAGCGCGTGTGGCGGCCGAGCAGCAGGTTCTCCAGCACCGTCAGGTGCTCGAAGAGGGCCAGGTTCTGGAACATCCGGGCCACGCCCAGGTGGGCGATGGCCGTGGGCCCCAGGCCGGTGAGCTCCTTGCCGTCCAGCCACACCCGGCCCTCCATGTGACGGTGGATGCCGCTGACGCAGTTGAAGAGGCTGCTCTTGCCGGCGCCATTGGGGCCAATCACGGCGTGCAGCGCGCCGGCCTCGATGGAGAAGCTGACTCCATCCAGGGCGCGGACTCCGGAGAAGGAGAGGCCGACGTTGTCGAGCTCGAGCAGGGCCATGCCTCTCCTCACGACAGCCAGCGCCGCTTGCGGCGGTAGCGCTTCAGCTCGTGGTAGCCGCG contains:
- a CDS encoding 3-oxoadipyl-CoA thiolase encodes the protein MNAFIYDGLRTPFGRHAGALAPVRPDDLLANVIRALMSRGPFEPDDVEDVVIGCTNQAGEDSRNVARHAALLAGLPVETGGVTVNRLCGSGLAAVLDAARAVLAGQGELFVAGGVESMSRAPFALAKAESAFSRDAKVFDTTLGARFPNPRLVARHGGDTMPETADNVARELGISREASDRFALASQQKYAAAKARGFFNGELVPVELPGRRGAVTTVEVDEHPRPETTLDKLAALKALAEDGVVTAGNASGINDGAAALLVGGLAVGERTGCKPLARIVSAAIAGVPPRTMGLGPVPAARKALERAGLSLADMDVIEINEAFAPQVLGCLKLLELDEDDSRVNPNGGAIAVGHPLGASGARLALTAARQLQVAGGRHALVSMCIGVGQGIAAVLERV
- a CDS encoding aldehyde dehydrogenase family protein — its product is MQVFDKLYIGGEWVAPSGPGHIDVVSASTEEVMGRVPEGTVEDVERAVRAARAAFESWSTLPVAARVDVLKRLQEGLTARQDELARTITGEVGMPLGLAKAIQVGTPITVTGSYVKLLQEHAFEEQVGNSLVVREPVGVVACITPWNYPLHQIVAKVAPALAAGCTVVLKPSEVAPLNAFILAEVLHAAGLPAGVFNLVSGTGLGVGEALVSHPQVDMVSFTGSTRAGRRVSELAAATVKRVALELGGKSASILLDDVNLKNAVKRSVGNCFLNSGQTCTAHTRLLVPRALHEEAARLAAETAATFTVGDPFKNEAKLGPVISHVQRARVRQYIELGLREGARLVAGGPEQPEGLPKGYYVKPTVFADVAPEMVIAQEEIFGPVLTILPYADEDDAVRIANGTIYGLAGGVWSEDVERAKRVARRLRTGQVDINGGRFNPLAPFGGYRQSGNGRELGRYGLEEFQELKAIQL
- a CDS encoding Zn-dependent alcohol dehydrogenase; translation: MKAAVCFEKDVLTIDDLRFEPPRARELLVRMVACGVCHTDLSVLNGTVKMKLPCVLGHEGAGIVEEVGEDVTHVKKGDKVVLSWVAQCGECYFCRIQRPNLCELGERINSANRMADGSTRLYKDTRELNSFSALGALAEYAVVPARAAVRLPEDAPLDKAALIGCAVATGVGAVFNTAQMPPGATVAVFGTGGVGLNIIQGAVLAKAERIIAVDVNPKKLEFAKVFGATDVVDASAGDPVAAIRELTRGRGADYAYEAVGRKETIEQAYLCTRKAGTCVVVGVGSVKEQISLNVFVLPLFEKRLLGSWFGTADVHKDMPRLLDLYRDGKLKLDELVTTTYRLDQLDQAFADMKSGVNARGVVLF
- a CDS encoding alpha/beta fold hydrolase, which translates into the protein MDESKALRSAARILDEARERPGPRSVEVSEFIPLGGIQQAISIRGRDRDNPVLLFLHGGPGFPTMPVSYTFQAPWEEFFTVVQWDQRGSGRTYAANDPEKVGPTLTLERMVADAEELVTHLRERFGQQRIVLMGHSWGSYLGLELARRHPDWFSVYVGVGQAVDVFRNERQGYEAILAAARRAGNAEAVRELEALAPYPEADGTIPVQKIYVQRKWLTHFGGYLHGRTEDHYWGLVQLSPDYTPEGIDAFGPAISYSFERLWPQFDTVSFLDVTEVGCPVILFQGTHDITVSGSLASEWYERLRAPEKKLVWFEHSAHMVPMEEPGKVFQHLLQDVLPLARTGGASHASR
- a CDS encoding transporter; the protein is MKRMLLAVLFVSLLSASGAEAQQPDLRDYEAGFFVPHRGVITNMYLRHVSASGERDFSQLQAAFRATYVLKFGDLVVVPLDVSLPVVDVTVFQANPASPTGPKTALRASGVGDITYIPTIGYGLVQNAELNTHTWFAFTPYVTLPTGSYDSNRFVNIGANRLVVRPQLVVGQRFMKAFTAEAMVNVAFQGDNDEFLLPTAEGAAKVTMSQAPTFGGIFHLGMDLSPTFFTGVGYLIDKAGKRTVETGAGELEITPSQTVQSLRLTMGIRLEKASTLMLQFQPDIDVSEGVTKSQYVGARFTHVFF
- a CDS encoding branched-chain amino acid ABC transporter permease, coding for MPTRPLVIRYEDDLKLLPGAWHKAGAVLAVAVALAYPWLASARWLTVGNLGLVAIVGAAALMVLTGFAGQVSLGHAAFLALGAYTVAVLGGKLGWPFWLALPFAGGVCALVGVVIGAFALRLKGLYLAIVTLGLVFLTQHVLLAYPDVTNGLSGTAVPMSWWFRDDASAGGVPLGGTWTVGGVRLTFERKLYFVFLLLSGGAVWLTRNVQRSDSGRAMMAVRDQDLAAEVLGVDTTRAKLQAFGVSSFLAGVAGAMFAFQQQYITVEPPFDLNLSIQYIAMIVLGGVGSVFGAVSGALAFTFLSPLAETVGGAVPLLNQLTSAQQATVLLSVVVVLVLVREPLGLFGVWLRVRRYFEAWPFRY
- a CDS encoding branched-chain amino acid ABC transporter permease produces the protein MTQLLQLTISGLALGASYALVALGFSVVYRASRLFNFAHGELLGLGAFLMTALAEVLPWWVALAATVSLTGGLAALLERAVLRRMVGRPVFTTIILTLFLGLLLRAGIVIAFGTDSRGMPTPWDAMAEVQVGDSTVLLSSLISLGATTAVLVGLHGLVKRTPLGVAMRASSENQEVALSLGIPVGRVLGFTWFLAGATAALAGVFLGMFPRSVDSNLGYVALRAFPAIIVGGLESVVGAVVAAFMLGVLEVLSQAYVNPHLGAFGHNLHAVFPYAAMILFLVLRPRGLWGEHEVRRV
- a CDS encoding AMP-dependent synthetase/ligase; this encodes MSAALPMTLAGQLWLQAEKRPHAVAIREKQRGLWRELSFRDYLDRVGWVARILWELGVRAGDSVAILSDNRPEWLFMDLGAQVLGARSVGIYQTNPAAEVAYILEDARCSVVLCEDQEQYDKVAAVADKTPSVRHVIVIETRGLRGVEDRRLQPWSDFLERGRVLLAMTPGWLREQLVQRSPDEAAMVIYTSGTTGAPKGALISSRNMLQGSELFVERLGLGPDDSVVSYLPLCHVAEKLFSLLLPLVAGGKVHFGEALETVQRDLAEVSPTVFLGVPRIWEKMHAAVLVKMKDASWLKRTLFDTFTRLGGRIRERHRAGQRRWWDSLAWFVGDLLVFRPLQERLGLRRCRVPFSGAAPISPELLAWFDGIGVAIREGYAQTEGAGSSHVNLPEATRLGTVGRTAPGVECRIAEDGEVLIRGANVFLGYLNRPDATAEVLDADGWLHTGDLGEVDADGYLRITGRKREILITSGGKNLSPERIQNALKNSPYIKEAVAIGDRRAFVTALVQVDPETVANWALRRGIAFTSYTDLTQRPEVRKLIEEEVARANEGLARVEQVRAFRLLPRELTQDAGEVTASLKVRRKAVLELHAALVEEMYARTRE
- a CDS encoding ABC transporter ATP-binding protein → MALLELDNVGLSFSGVRALDGVSFSIEAGALHAVIGPNGAGKSSLFNCVSGIHRHMEGRVWLDGKELTGLGPTAIAHLGVARMFQNLALFEHLTVLENLLLGRHTRYRTGLWSHLFWTRGARAEEVRHREKAEEVIDFLDLEHFRWMPVAVLPYGIRKRVELGRALCMEPRLLLLDEPTAGLNQEETEDMANHLLDIRHELGVTQVLIGHELRFVMDLATQVTVLDRGRVIANGPPASLREDARVLSAYVGGTVAA